A window from Solanum stenotomum isolate F172 chromosome 5, ASM1918654v1, whole genome shotgun sequence encodes these proteins:
- the LOC125863782 gene encoding uncharacterized protein LOC125863782 — MSDMPSSNAGSSPTGPCTPTTPSTPDVSIGDLVAHQHLFGWSSQLFVPNGHSISKTITETFKEKQDATGYSWKDVSQSTRKFYLHEFLKSYQWNPTENSIMERTWNKVASTLYSKKMYIWRKGTVKPNFVLEDIWRSWKTHWASDEWMDKSRIATRNRCSETSGLGIGPSKHTGGSRSTVEHTIKLAVELRRPPNSWDIFKKLHRRKDGSFVDAKSKCINDKMEVVLAVAISSSSDDSQEVQELDINRLYFDVVGGEKKRRVYGLGSQGLALYQDQNSVTSRNLHAVSDDVAEERIQLLEKEVLHMKENQERILQERLEAEVQQRVEHEVSHLRQQSDDRFKSMEERWSRMMSEMALSSRSSSNPSP; from the exons atgAGTGATATGCCATCATCAAATGCTGGTTCTTCTCCTACTGGTCCTTGTACTCCAACCACTCCTAGTACTCCAGATGTCTCTATAGGAGACCTAGTTGCTCATCAACACCTGTTCGGTTGGTCATCTCAGTT aTTTGTTCCTAATGGTCATTCTATCTCGAAGACCATCACAGAAACGTTCAAGGAAAAACAAGATGCTACTGGCTACTCATGGAAGGATGTCAGTCAATCAACTCGTAAATTTTATTTGCATGAATTTTTG aaatcaTATCAGTGGAATCCTACTGAGAATTCTATAATGGAACGTACATGGAATAAGGTGGCATCCACTTTATACTCCAAGAAAATGTATATTTGGCGAAAAGGTACAGTCAAACCTAATTTTGTTTTGGAGGATATTTGGAGAAGTTGGAAGACGCATTGGGCCTCTGATGAATGGATGGATAAATCTCGTATCGCCACTCGAAATCGATGTAGTGAGACTAGTGGACTAGGCATTGGTCCAAGCAAGCATACCGGTGGTTCTAGATCAACAGTGGAGCATACTATAAAATTG GCAGTAGAACTACGTCGTCCACCAAATTCGTGGGATATATTTAAGAAGTTGCATAGAAGAAAGGATGGAAGCTTTGTTGATGCCAAGTCTAAATGCATTAAT GATAAAATGGAGGTTGTCTTAGCTGTGGCTATTTCTAGCTCCTCAGATGATTCACAAGAAGTTCAAGAACTCGATATAAATCGCTTATACTTTGATGTTGTGGGTGGAGAAAAAAAACGACGTGTGTATGGTTTAGGCTCTCAAGGTTTGGCGTTGTATCAAGATCAAAATTCTGTCACTTCGCGCAATTTACATGCGGTGTCTGATGATGTTGCTGAAGAGCGCATTCAACTACTTGAGAAAGAAGTGTTGCATAtgaaagaaaatcaagagagaattcttcaagaacgttTAGAGGCAGAGGTGCAACAACGAGTAGAGCACGAGGTCTCGCATTTGAGGCAACAAAGTGATGATCGATTCAAGTCTATGGAGGAACGATGGTCTCGCATGATGAGCGAGATGGCGTTATCCTCACGCTCATCTAGTAATCCTTCTCCTTAA
- the LOC125863783 gene encoding uncharacterized protein LOC125863783 has protein sequence MYYFPLTPRLQRLYASNATAKHMRWHSEHERDGVMRHPSDSPAWKHFDQTYPHFASEVRNVRLGLSTDGFQPFGQSGQQYSSWPVIVTPYNLPPWMCMKDEYMFLSVMIPGPKNPKQKIDVFLKVSWFDNHKKFLPPDHPWRKNKKWFKKGQIVYKVASTEQSGLQILREIEDLGLMKVTELGSDKVNARISKSSLCGWKKRKLHQDETTKKYPKACYMLDDNSKKVLCKWLQELRFPDGYVSNMGRCVDMNKLKLFDLTSTAITEEHMRQLERNIPLILTKLERIFPPSFWDSMEHLPIHLAYEACLAGPVQERWMKLHGVKYDIKNKNRVEGCIRNACLVKESSTLCTHYFKSDILTRYRKVPRNADDGGVGEDHPQILSVFKHVGRGFGKKKIRRIFEDTLRQIQPYIQDSEIDAKLETEFASWFNQYARDPSSSITNQFMKDLAEGPLHKVQPFNGYVVNGYKFHTEEYGSIKSTMNSGICIKGSSHSADEIDYYGILTEILQLEYHALPFKRTVLFKCSWFDPTPKHGTRVHPQYNLVDVNRRRTFNKYEPFIMAVQASQVYFETYPSIKRTQNDWLAVR, from the exons ATGTATTATTTTCCTTTAACTCCACGTCTacaaaggttgtatgcatcTAATGCAACAGCAAAACATATGAGATGGCATTCAGAGCATGAAAGAGATGGTGTCATGCGTCACCCCTCAGACTCTCCTGCTTGGAAACATTTTGATCAGACGTATCCACATTTTGCATCTGAAGTTAGAAATGTTAGATTGGGTTTGTCTACTGATGGGTTTCAACCATTTGGTCAATCAGGCCAACAATATTCCTCTTGGCCTGTGATAGTTACACCATATAATTTACCACCTTGGATGTGCATGAAGGATGAATACATGTTTTTATCTGTGATGATACCTGGTCCAAAAAATCCAAAACAGAAAATTGATGTCTTTTT AAAAGTCTCATGGTTTGACAATCACAAAAAGTTTTTACCACCAGATCATCCATGGCGAAAAAACAAAAAGTGGTTCAAGAAGGGTCAAATAGTATATAAGGTTGCATCTACTGAACAATCAGGTTTACAAATACTTAGGGAGATTGAGGATTTGGGACTCATGAAAGTGACAGAACTTGGTTCTGACAAGGTGAATGCAAGAATCTCAAAGAGTAGCTTATGTGGTTGGAAGAAAAGAA AGTTGCATCAGGATGAAACtactaaaaagtacccaaaagCTTGTTACATGTTAGATGATAATTCCAAAAAAGTGCTTTGTAAGTGGTTGCAAGAGTTGAGATTTCCTGATGGTTATGTGTCTAACATGGGAAGATGTGTTGACATGAACAAGCTTAAACTCTTTG atcttaCTTCTACCGCAATAACTGAGGAACACATGAGACAATTAGAAAGAAATATTCCTCTCATCTTGACTAAGCTTGAGCGCATTTTTCCTCCAAGCTTCTGGGATTCTATGGAACATCTTCCCATCCATTTAGCTTATGAAGCATGTTTAGCAGGCCCAGTTCAAGAACGATGGAT GAAACTTCATGGGGTGAAGTATGATATCAAAAATAAGAATAGAGTTGAAGGTTGTATACGCAACGCATGTTTGGTTAAAGAATCATCAACACTTTGTACGCACTACTTTAAGTCAGACATTTTGACTAGATATAGAAAAGTGCCACGAAATGCGGATGATGGTGGGGTTGGAGAGGACCATCCTCAAATTTTGTCTGTTTTCAAGCATGTTGGTCGTGGTTTtggtaaaaagaaaataagaag aattTTTGAGGATACCTTGAGACAAATACAACCATATATTCAAGATAGTGAGATTGATGCTAAACTTGAAACAGAGTTTGCGTCTTGGTTTAATCAATAT GCacgtgatccttcatctagcaTTACCAATCAATTCATGAAAGATCTTGCAGAAGGGCCATTGCATAAGGTTCAACCCTTTAATGGATATGTTGTAAATGGTTACAAATTTCACACTGAAGAATACGGTTCAATTAAATCTACAATGAATAGTGGTATATGCATTAAGGGCTCTAGTCACAGTGCAGATGAGATCGATTATTATGGTATATTGACAGAAATTCTGCAGCTAGAGTATCATGCATTACCATTTAAGCGAACCGTATTATTTAAATGTTCTTGGTTTGATCCAACACCAAAACATGGTACAAGAGTACATCCACAATATAATCTTGTTGATGTTAATAGAAGAAGaacttttaataaatatgagCCATTTATTATGGCTGTGCAAGCTTCTCAGGTGTATTTTGAAACATATCCTTCAATAAAGAGGACACAGAATGATTGGTTAGCTGTCAGATAA